CACCGTTCAGTGCGGACATGTCATTGGCGGTCATCAGCGGGGTGACCGGGAAGTCACGCAGCTCGCCGCCGTTCTCGCCCAGCTGCCAGGTGAAGCGCGGCGAATTACCGGTGTGATATGGCTTGCGCATCGCCAGGATGCGATGGAACTGCAGCTCTTCCGGATGCAGCGGCTCGCCATAGCGTTCGATGTAGGCCGGGCTGGCGAACACCTGCGTGCGCAGGCTGCCCAGCTTGCGCGCGACCAGGTTGGAATCGGGAAGGGCACCCACGCGCAGCGCCAGATCCGCTTCGCCGGCAATCAGGTCCAGCTTCTCGTTGCCCATGTGCATGTCCAGGCGGATCTCCGGATACTGCGCATGGAACTGGCCCAGCAGCGGGGCGATCCAGGTGATGCCGATCGAATAGGGAACGGTGAAGCGCAGCCAGCCGCGCGGGCCGGACTGCAACTGGCTCACCGCGCTTTCGGCTTCTTCAAGCTCGCGCGCGATGCGCTGGCAATGCTCGTGGTAGATCGAACCGGCTTCGGTCAGGCCGAGGCGGCGCGTGGTCCGGTGCAGCAGTCGCGCACCCAGGCGCGTTTCCAGCTCCTGCACTTTGCGGCTGACCGTGGTCTTGGGCAGGCCGAGCGATTTGGCAGCGGCAATGAAACTGCCTTGCTCGACCACTTTGACGAAGATCAGCGTCTCGTTGAGATCGTGGGACATGGTCGGGGATCCTGGACGTCGGGGATGGGACAATCGTGACAGAACGATTGGACCGGGAGCGGGATGATTATTCCCCTTAATCAGGACTAATCAAGTAAAGGTTTGAGGTCTATCGTGGCGCCATTCGTGAAATGGAGCCCCCTCGCCATGAGCCTGCGCAACATTCTTGCCCGCTTCCGGCATGCCGGCCAGAACGCCCTGGATCTGGCGATGACCGTCGAAGCCCGTCCGAGTTCCTTGGTACACAAGGACTTTCGTGAGTTTACCGCGCCCATGCGTCAGCAGCGTGGCGGTGCCATCCGCCTGGTCCCGCACAAGGGTGACCGGCTGCGCCGGATCGGGACTATCCCGGATTTGGGAGGAAATGTCCCGTGAATGGGATACTGACGCCCGAAGTCCTGGTTCTCGGCGGCACCGGTGCCGTCGGCCAGGGCGTGGTCGGCGCTTTGCTGGAAGCCGGCAGCCCGGTGCTGGTGGTTGGCCGCGATCCGGGCCGGCTGGCCGCGCTGCACGAGCAGTTCGCCGACGAGCCCGGCCTGGAGACGCTGCTGGGCTCGCTCAGCGACGACGGCTCGGCCCGCGCCTTGGCCGAACGCATCGCGCAGCGCCCGCGTCCGCTGGCGGCGGTGATCGCGGCGATGGGTGGCCCCTACCGTCGCGGCCGGGTGACCGACCGCAACGGCGATGAGCTGCTGGGTGCGATGCAGGCCGACCTGATGC
The sequence above is a segment of the Stenotrophomonas maltophilia genome. Coding sequences within it:
- a CDS encoding LysR family transcriptional regulator, yielding MSHDLNETLIFVKVVEQGSFIAAAKSLGLPKTTVSRKVQELETRLGARLLHRTTRRLGLTEAGSIYHEHCQRIARELEEAESAVSQLQSGPRGWLRFTVPYSIGITWIAPLLGQFHAQYPEIRLDMHMGNEKLDLIAGEADLALRVGALPDSNLVARKLGSLRTQVFASPAYIERYGEPLHPEELQFHRILAMRKPYHTGNSPRFTWQLGENGGELRDFPVTPLMTANDMSALNGALVCGEGLLLTGDVMAKPFVESGMVRRVLAGWTGPEVDFNAVFAGGRLVSPKVRAFVDFLVEKLNFDANYMLAQCPGAKLAQQQKEKEDAALESSGKRILEKVAASAA